One Balaenoptera ricei isolate mBalRic1 chromosome 16, mBalRic1.hap2, whole genome shotgun sequence genomic window carries:
- the LOC132350456 gene encoding LOW QUALITY PROTEIN: myosin-8-like (The sequence of the model RefSeq protein was modified relative to this genomic sequence to represent the inferred CDS: deleted 1 base in 1 codon; substituted 1 base at 1 genomic stop codon), with translation MQIAEMSKNLQELEKTRKRVQQEKSDLQAALEEVEGSLKHEEGKILRVQLELNQLKSELDHKITEKEEEIEQLKRKSQRAAKAIRRWRETSVRWEIQLGHSNRQVAETQKHLCSVQSQLKLHLDDALRSSEDHKEQLALVERRNGLSLEEPEERKVALARTERTRKLAEHELLEASDRVQLLHSHNTCLINTKKKLEADIAQCQAEVKSIQESKNAEEKAKKDVKDAAMMAEELTEKEQDTSAHLERMKKNLEQTVKDLKHRLDEAEQLALKGGKKYIQKLEARVRELEGEXVESEQKRNAEAVKGLRKHERRVKELTYQTEEDRKNVLRLQDLVDKLQAKVKSYKRQAEEAEEQSNANLDKFCKLQHELEEAEERADIAESQVNKLRVKSREIHTQVSAE, from the exons ATGCAGATTGCAGAAATGAGCAAGAATCTTCAGGAATTGGAGAAGACCAGGAAGCGAGTGCAGCAAGAAAAGTCAGACCTCCAGGCTGCCCTGGAAGAGGTGGAG GGTTCCTTGAAGCATGAAGAGGGCAAGATTTTGCGTGTCCAGCTAGAGTTGAACCAGCTGAAATCTGAGCTTGACCACAAGAtcactgagaaggaagaagaaatcgaGCAGCTGAAAAGAAAGAGCCAGCGGGCAGCAAAGGCCAT aagaagatggagagagacctCAGTGAGATGGGAGATTCAGCTGGGCCACTCCAACCGCCAGGTGGCAGAGACCCAGAAACACCTGTGCTCAGTCCAGAGCCAGCTCAAG CTGCATCTGGATGACGCCCTGAGGAGCAGCGAGGACCACAAGGAGCAGCTGGCCCTCGTGGAGCGCAGGAATGGCCTCTCGCTGGAGGAGCCGGAGGAGAGGAAGGTGGCCCTGGCGCGGACGGAGCGCACCCGCAAGCTGGCGGAGCACGAGCTGCTGGAGGCCAGCGACCGCGTGCAGCTCCTTCACTCCCAC aaCACGTGCctgataaataccaagaaaaaactgGAAGCTGACATAGCCCAATGCCAGGCAGAGGTGAAGTCTATCCAGGAGTCCAAAAATGCAGAGGAGAAGGCCAAGAAGGATGTCAAGGAT GCGGCCATGATGGCCGAGGAGCTGACAGAGAAGGAGCAGGACACCAGCGCCCACCTGGAGCGGATGAAGAAGAACCTGGAGCAGACGGTGAAGGACCTGAAGCACCGCCTGGACGAGGCTGAGCAGCTGGCCCTGAAGGGTGGCAAGAAGTACATCCAGAAGCTGGAGGCCAGG GTACGTGAGCTTGAAGGAGAG TAGGTTGAAAGTGAGCAGAAACGTAATGCTGAGGCTGTTAAAGGTTTGCGGAAACACGAGAGAAGAGTAAAGGAACTCACCTACCAG ACTGAGGAAGACCGCAAGAATGTTCTCAGGCTGCAAGACCTGGTAGATAAATTACAGGCAAAGGTGAAATCATACAAGAGGCAAGCTGAGGAGGCT GAGGAACAATCCAATGCTAATCTTGACAAATTCTGCAAGCTCCAGCACGAGCTGGAGGAGGCCGAGGAACGGGCTGACATTGCCGAGTCCCAGGTCAACAAGCTGCGGGTGAAGAGCCGGGAGATTCACACACAAGTCAGTGCAGAGTGA